The genomic region AAACGCAGCTTCTATCCTCTCCTTTCTAGCATTCTTATCCCCTATTACTAAATCGCCTTTGCCGCTACGCCCAATACTGTTAACATTAATTGCTACGCTAAGTCTATAAACCGCATGTCCACTCTCCCTCTCACCAACGAATTGCTCCCCTTTCTTAGCTTCAGGCGTGAATCTAGTGAACATCTGATAGTCAAGGAGTGCTTTCCCTATTGTTAAATCGGGCACTACGTACGAAAACCACACTGCAGAAGTTTTCTTTAAATTGACCTTAGGTGCTAAATAACCGGTTAAATCATCAACTAAACAATTCTTTATCCAATCATCTTCACTGCCGTTTTCATCATTTGCATGCTTAATGAAGTTGTACTGCTTGCATACATCATCTATGGGTAAGCCAGCCTTGACCGCGTAATCCACGAGGGCCCTCTCGTACGCGTTTAGGACTGCTTGCCCAGAGATGGATGGAACCTTAACTAGTTTAAATCTTACATTACCATCTTCACTCTTTATTAATACTGGCACATGTATGAACCTATGCTTTGTGATGTTAGACCCGGGTATTATGCCGATCATATTAGCATGTTCAACAGCCGCAATGAACCTCATGGACATTGAGAAGAAGATTGGCCTCTCGCTCTGGTTGGTTTGCAAGCTCATGCGGGTCTCACCTGGTTATTACTCTGGCTTTGTTGAATTATTTGATTGGCTTGTTTCTCTTCGCTCGGTTTCTTTAAGTTGAGATATGGTATTAATGATACTAAAATATTCCTTAGTCTAGGCCAACCAAGCTTAGAAATCTTTTCAATGATATCCTGATTAATTTTTTCTGTAGACTTTAGAAAGTATAGAAATTCCATGAATTCTTCATAATATGAATCCGCATCGACATCATGAAGTCTCGTTAGCTCAAAGATGTAATTTCTAAGTGGATAGGCAAAATCTTCGTTCTTAGCTATATCCTTTAACGCGTTTAAAATCTCCTTAATTTCATCTTGAGATTTATTATGTGGTTGTGATTGTTCTGTTTCTTGCCTTTGTAGTGAATTTTTAGACTCGCTCATAGTCTAAGTACTGAGCTACTTAGTTTTATATACCTTTACTTGACATGTTTCTCGGTTTATGGAGAAGTTGAGTGTTAGGAAGTGTGTGGTTGTTAGTGTTGGGTTTTATCCTGGTAATGCGAGGCAGGCGTTGGTTAGGGCTGGGCCTGTGGGTGGTGATGTTGTTTTCCTGGTTAATAGTGAGCCTAGGACTGTGTCTGAATCCGTGCTTAGGGGTGGTAGGAAGCAGCCCATTGAGGCTATGGGGGTCCTCCGCAGGTTTGTTAATGAGTTGGATAGTGGTATTGGGGTTGTTGATGTTTGGCTTGATCCTAGGGCTGGCATTGCTAATAATGTGGCTTGGCTTAGGTCGTTGGTTGAGGGTTATGCCCCGTGTAG from Vulcanisaeta distributa DSM 14429 harbors:
- a CDS encoding DevR family CRISPR-associated autoregulator, with amino-acid sequence MSLQTNQSERPIFFSMSMRFIAAVEHANMIGIIPGSNITKHRFIHVPVLIKSEDGNVRFKLVKVPSISGQAVLNAYERALVDYAVKAGLPIDDVCKQYNFIKHANDENGSEDDWIKNCLVDDLTGYLAPKVNLKKTSAVWFSYVVPDLTIGKALLDYQMFTRFTPEAKKGEQFVGERESGHAVYRLSVAINVNSIGRSGKGDLVIGDKNARKERIEAAFKALMLMFNGGYIGANKTRALMTEYVKPTSLVASVSVGLPFMVSPAEGYDYIVNTYERAKIFVNKLGTDIKVYLYYLASNDAEEPKDCRSDNQKSQTIQSSPQDGGKLQCESVSTLNEAIEKALDKVLEEMGFGGNGGS